A single region of the Nocardioides aurantiacus genome encodes:
- a CDS encoding SRPBCC domain-containing protein: protein MTTDEGTTETPAEASVGNPTGTARHRTARVSIDVLAEPERIWTALVRPMSLATWLGRVVEGNPGPGPGFALEHSRGQRSRHTVRRWERPRRLALTWDFPDEPRSTVGFDLEVLPEGTRVTVVHEDLDDPASYAAGWHRHLQYLAAHVDGDALPWDEFWDGYDELRAAYAATA from the coding sequence ATGACCACCGACGAGGGCACGACCGAGACTCCCGCCGAGGCCTCGGTCGGGAACCCGACCGGCACCGCCCGGCACCGCACCGCCCGCGTCAGCATCGACGTGTTGGCCGAGCCCGAGCGGATCTGGACCGCGCTGGTGCGCCCGATGAGCCTGGCCACCTGGCTGGGTCGCGTCGTGGAGGGCAACCCCGGCCCCGGCCCCGGCTTCGCGCTGGAGCACTCGCGCGGCCAGCGCTCGCGCCACACCGTGCGCCGCTGGGAGCGGCCCCGCCGCTTGGCGCTGACCTGGGACTTCCCCGACGAGCCGCGCAGCACCGTCGGCTTCGACCTCGAGGTGCTCCCCGAGGGCACCCGCGTCACGGTGGTTCACGAGGACCTCGACGACCCGGCGTCGTACGCCGCGGGTTGGCACCGCCACCTGCAGTACCTCGCCGCCCACGTCGACGGCGACGCGCTGCCGTGGGACGAGTTCTGGGACGGCTACGACGAGCTGCGGGCGGCGTACGCCGCGACGGCGTAG
- a CDS encoding branched-chain amino acid aminotransferase has protein sequence MTLDISVTTSTSPRSDAELAEILANPGFGTHFTDHMLTVEWTPEQGWHDARVTAYGPLSLDPATAVLHYAQEIFEGMKAYRHDDGSVWTFRPGENAARMARSSHRLALPVLDPEDFVRCVDALVEADRRWVPEGTGEKSLYLRPFMFASEAFLGVRPSQHVTFMVIASPAGAYFKGGVKPLSLWLTEDYTRAGRGGMGAAKTGGNYASSLVAQQEASAHDCDQVVFLDAAEGKYVEELGGMNLYFVHADGHVVTPETGTILEGITRSAIIELAQKKGHRVEERKFAIDEWREGVASGEITEVFACGTAAVVTPVGTLRWDGGEVSGQATEEAGPLTLEIRQDLVDIQYGRAEDTFAWMHRVV, from the coding sequence ATGACCCTCGACATCTCCGTCACGACGTCGACCTCCCCGCGCAGCGACGCCGAGCTGGCCGAGATCCTGGCCAACCCGGGGTTCGGCACCCACTTCACCGACCACATGCTGACGGTGGAGTGGACCCCGGAGCAGGGCTGGCACGACGCGCGGGTGACGGCGTACGGCCCGCTCAGCCTGGACCCGGCGACCGCGGTGCTGCACTACGCCCAGGAGATCTTCGAGGGCATGAAGGCCTACCGTCACGACGACGGGTCGGTCTGGACCTTCCGTCCCGGCGAGAACGCCGCGCGGATGGCGCGCTCGAGCCACCGGCTGGCGCTGCCGGTGCTCGATCCCGAGGACTTCGTGCGCTGCGTCGACGCGCTGGTCGAGGCCGACCGACGCTGGGTGCCGGAGGGCACCGGCGAGAAGAGCCTCTACCTGCGGCCGTTCATGTTCGCCTCCGAGGCGTTCCTCGGCGTGCGGCCCTCGCAGCACGTGACGTTCATGGTCATCGCCTCGCCGGCCGGGGCCTACTTCAAGGGCGGCGTGAAGCCGCTGTCGCTGTGGCTGACCGAGGACTACACCCGTGCCGGCCGCGGCGGGATGGGTGCGGCCAAGACCGGCGGCAACTACGCCAGCTCGCTGGTGGCGCAGCAGGAGGCCAGCGCGCACGACTGCGACCAGGTCGTCTTCCTCGACGCCGCGGAGGGGAAGTACGTCGAGGAGCTCGGCGGCATGAACCTGTACTTCGTCCACGCCGACGGTCACGTCGTCACCCCCGAGACCGGCACGATCCTCGAGGGCATCACGCGCTCGGCCATCATCGAGCTGGCCCAGAAGAAGGGCCACCGGGTCGAGGAGCGCAAGTTCGCCATCGACGAGTGGCGCGAGGGTGTCGCGTCGGGCGAGATCACCGAGGTCTTCGCCTGCGGGACGGCCGCCGTGGTCACGCCCGTGGGCACACTGCGCTGGGACGGTGGCGAGGTCAGCGGCCAGGCCACCGAGGAGGCCGGTCCGCTCACCCTGGAGATCCGCCAGGACCTGGTCGACATCCAGTACGGCCGCGCCGAGGACACCTTCGCCTGGATGCACCGGGTCGTCTGA
- a CDS encoding 3-isopropylmalate dehydrogenase, whose translation MPDAPVTPDASRSVQLAVIPGDGIGPEVTAEALKVLEATPTGVKFEPTRYDLGAERYLATGEVLPDTVLEEVRAHDAILLGAVGGKPGDPNLPPGLLERGLLLRLRFELDHYVNLRPSRIFPGAASPLADPGEVDFVVVREGTEGPYTGNGGALRVGTPAEVATEVSVNTAFGVERVVRDAFARAQKRRRKLTLVHKTNVLVHAGAVWWRLVQEVAPEFPDVTVDYMHVDATMIHLVTNPSRFDVLVTDNLFGDIVTDLAAAITGGIGLAASGNVNPDRTTPSMFEPVHGSAPDIAGQGTADPVAAILSGALLLEHLGLDDAAAAVERAVVEELAARTPGAPVVTAEVGDSVAARVAG comes from the coding sequence ATGCCCGATGCCCCCGTGACCCCCGACGCCTCCCGCTCCGTCCAGCTCGCCGTCATCCCCGGCGACGGGATCGGGCCCGAGGTGACCGCCGAGGCCCTGAAGGTGCTCGAGGCCACGCCCACCGGCGTGAAGTTCGAGCCCACCCGCTACGACCTCGGCGCCGAGCGCTACCTCGCCACCGGCGAGGTGCTGCCCGACACGGTGCTCGAGGAGGTACGCGCCCACGACGCGATCCTCCTCGGCGCCGTCGGGGGGAAGCCGGGAGACCCGAACCTCCCGCCCGGCCTCCTCGAGCGCGGCCTGCTGCTGCGGCTGCGCTTCGAGCTCGACCACTACGTCAACCTGCGCCCCTCGCGCATCTTCCCCGGTGCGGCCTCACCCCTGGCCGATCCGGGCGAGGTCGACTTCGTGGTCGTCCGCGAGGGCACCGAAGGTCCCTACACCGGCAACGGCGGCGCCCTGCGCGTCGGCACCCCGGCCGAGGTCGCCACCGAGGTCTCGGTCAACACCGCCTTCGGTGTCGAGCGCGTCGTCCGCGACGCCTTCGCCCGCGCCCAGAAGCGTCGCCGCAAGCTCACCCTGGTCCACAAGACCAACGTGCTCGTCCACGCCGGCGCGGTGTGGTGGCGGCTCGTGCAGGAGGTCGCGCCGGAGTTCCCCGACGTCACGGTCGACTACATGCACGTGGACGCGACGATGATCCACCTCGTCACGAACCCCTCGCGCTTCGACGTCCTCGTCACCGACAACCTCTTCGGTGACATCGTCACCGACCTCGCCGCCGCGATCACCGGCGGCATCGGCCTGGCCGCGAGCGGCAACGTCAACCCCGACCGCACCACCCCGTCGATGTTCGAGCCGGTCCACGGCTCGGCGCCCGACATCGCGGGCCAGGGCACGGCCGACCCGGTCGCCGCGATCCTCTCCGGAGCGCTGCTGCTCGAGCACCTCGGCCTCGACGACGCGGCCGCCGCGGTCGAACGCGCCGTCGTCGAGGAGCTCGCCGCCCGCACCCCGGGCGCCCCGGTCGTCACCGCCGAGGTCGGCGACTCGGTCGCCGCCCGCGTCGCCGGCTGA